In Piliocolobus tephrosceles isolate RC106 chromosome 12, ASM277652v3, whole genome shotgun sequence, one DNA window encodes the following:
- the HNRNPH2 gene encoding heterogeneous nuclear ribonucleoprotein H2, with the protein MMLSTEGREGFVVKVRGLPWSCSADEVMRFFSDCKIQNGTSGIRFIYTREGRPSGEAFVELESEEEVKLALKKDRETMGHRYVEVFKSNSVEMDWVLKHTGPNSPDTANDGFVRLRGLPFGCSKEEIVQFFSGLEIVPNGMTLPVDFQGRSTGEAFVQFASQEIAEKALKKHKERIGHRYIEIFKSSRAEVRTHYDPPRKLMAMQRPGPYDRPGAGRGYNSIGRGAGFERMRRGAYGGGYGGYDDYGGYNDGYGFGSDRFGRDLNYCFSGMSDHRYGDGGSSFQSTTGHCVHMRGLPYRATENDIYNFFSPLNPMRVHIEIGPDGRVTGEADVEFATHEDAVAAMAKDKANMQHRYVELFLNSTAGTSGGAYDHSYVELFLNSTAGASGGAYGSQMMGGMGLSNQSSYGGPASQQLSGGYGGGYGGQSSMSGYDQVLQENSSDYQSNLA; encoded by the coding sequence ATGATGCTGAGCACGGAAGGCAGGGAGGGGTTCGTGGTGAAGGTCAGGGGCCTACCCTGGTCCTGCTCAGCTGATGAAGTGATGCGCTTCTTCTCTGATTGCAAGATCCAAAATGGCACATCAGGTATTCGTTTCATCTACACCAGAGAAGGCAGACCAAGTGGTGAAGCATTTGTTGAACTTGAATCTGAAGAGGAAGTGAAACTGGCTTTGAAGAAGGACAGAGAAACCATGGGACACAGATACGTTGAAGTATTCAAGTCTAACAGTGTTGAAATGGATTGGGTGTTGAAGCATACAGGTCCGAATAGCCCTGATACTGCCAACGATGGCTTCGTCCGGCTTAGAGGACTCCCATTTGGCTGTAGCAAGGAAGAGATTGTTCAGTTCTTTTCAGGGTTGGAAATTGTGCCAAATGGGATGACACTGCCAGTGGACTTTCAGGGGCGAAGCACAGGGGAAGCCTTTGTGCAGTTTGCTTCGCAGGAGATAGCTGAGAAGGCCTTAAAGAAACACAAGGAAAGAATAGGGCACAGGTACATTGAGATCTTCAAGAGTAGCCGAGCTGAAGTTCGAACCCACTATGATCCCCCTCGAAAGCTCATGGCTATGCAGCGGCCAGGTCCCTATGATAGGCCGGGGGCTGGCAGAGGGTATAATAGCATTGGCAGAGGAGCTGGGTTTGAAAGGATGAGGCGTGGTGCCTATGGTGGAGGGTATGGAGGCTATGATGACTATGGTGGCTATAATGATGGATATGGCTTTGGGTCTGATAGATTTGGAAGAGACCTCAATTACTGTTTTTCAGGAATGTCTGATCATAGATACGGAGATGGTGGGTCCAGTTTCCAGAGCACCACAGGGCACTGTGTACACATGAGGGGGTTACCTTACAGAGCCACTGAGaatgatatttataatttcttctcaCCTCTTAATCCCATGAGAGTACATATTGAAATTGGACCCGATGGCAGAGTTACTGGTGAGGCAGATGTTGAATTTGCTACTCATGAAGATGCTGTGGCAGCTATGGCAAAAGACAAAGCTAATATGCAACACAGATATGTGGAGCTCTTCTTAAATTCTACTGCAGGAACAAGTGGGGGTGCTTACGATCACAGCTATGTAGAACTTTTTTTGAATTCCACAGCAGGGGCAAGTGGTGGCGCTTATGGTAGCCAAATGATGGGAGGGATGGGCTTATCCAACCAGTCTAGTTATGGAGGTCCTGCTAGCCAGCAGCTGAGTGGTGGTTATGGAGGTGGTTATGGTGGTCAGAGCAGTATGAGTGGATATGACCAAGTTCTGCAGGAAAACTCCAGTGACTATCAGTCAAACCTTGCTTAG
- the GLA gene encoding alpha-galactosidase A isoform X1 translates to MRLRNPGLHLGCALALRFLALVSWDIPGARALDNGLARTPTMGWLHWERFMCNLDCQEEPDSCISEKLFMEMAELMVSDGWKDAGYEYLCIDDCWMAPQRDLEGRLQADPQRFPHGIRQLANYVHSKGLKLGIYADVGNKTCAGFPGSFGYYDIDAQTFADWGVDLLKFDGCHCDSLEKLADGYKHMSLALNRTGRSIVYSCEWPLYVWPFQKVR, encoded by the exons ATGCGGCTGAGGAACCCAGGACTGCATCTGGGCTGCGCACTTGCGCTTCGCTTCCTGGCCCTCGTTTCCTGGGACATCCCTGGGGCCAGAGCACTGGACAATGGATTGGCGAGGACGCCTACCATGGGCTGGCTGCACTGGGAGCGCTTCATGTGCAACCTTGACTGCCAGGAAGAGCCAGATTCCTGCATCAG TGAGAAGCTCTTCATGGAGATGGCAGAGCTCATGGTCTCAGATGGCTGGAAGGATGCAGGTTATGAGTACCTCTGCATTGATGACTGTTGGATGGCTCCCCAAAGAGATTTAGAAGGCAGACTTCAGGCAGACCCTCAGCGCTTTCCTCATGGGATTCGCCAGCTAGCTAATTAT GTTCACAGCAAAGGACTGAAGCTAGGGATTTATGCAGATGTTGGAAATAAAACCTGCGCAGGCTTCCCTGGGAGTTTTGGATACTATGACATTGACGCCCAGACCTTTGCTGACTGGGGAGTAGATCTGCTAAAATTTGATGGTTGTCACTGTGACAGTTTGGAAAAGTTGGCAGATG GTTATAAGCACATGTCCTTGGCCCTGAATAGGACTGGCAGAAGCATTGTGTACTCCTGTGAGTGGCCTCTTTATGTGTGGCCCTTTCAAAAGGTGAGATAG
- the GLA gene encoding alpha-galactosidase A isoform X2 → MRLRNPGLHLGCALALRFLALVSWDIPGARALDNGLARTPTMGWLHWERFMCNLDCQEEPDSCISEKLFMEMAELMVSDGWKDAGYEYLCIDDCWMAPQRDLEGRLQADPQRFPHGIRQLANYVHSKGLKLGIYADVGNKTCAGFPGSFGYYDIDAQTFADWGVDLLKFDGCHCDSLEKLADGMFHSRDLVTKGRTLRPR, encoded by the exons ATGCGGCTGAGGAACCCAGGACTGCATCTGGGCTGCGCACTTGCGCTTCGCTTCCTGGCCCTCGTTTCCTGGGACATCCCTGGGGCCAGAGCACTGGACAATGGATTGGCGAGGACGCCTACCATGGGCTGGCTGCACTGGGAGCGCTTCATGTGCAACCTTGACTGCCAGGAAGAGCCAGATTCCTGCATCAG TGAGAAGCTCTTCATGGAGATGGCAGAGCTCATGGTCTCAGATGGCTGGAAGGATGCAGGTTATGAGTACCTCTGCATTGATGACTGTTGGATGGCTCCCCAAAGAGATTTAGAAGGCAGACTTCAGGCAGACCCTCAGCGCTTTCCTCATGGGATTCGCCAGCTAGCTAATTAT GTTCACAGCAAAGGACTGAAGCTAGGGATTTATGCAGATGTTGGAAATAAAACCTGCGCAGGCTTCCCTGGGAGTTTTGGATACTATGACATTGACGCCCAGACCTTTGCTGACTGGGGAGTAGATCTGCTAAAATTTGATGGTTGTCACTGTGACAGTTTGGAAAAGTTGGCAGATGGTATGTTTCATTCCAGAGATTTAGTCACAAAGGGAAGAACTTTGAGGCCAAGGTAG